In Raphanus sativus cultivar WK10039 chromosome 5, ASM80110v3, whole genome shotgun sequence, the following proteins share a genomic window:
- the LOC108805188 gene encoding mRNA-decapping enzyme-like protein, whose translation MSQNGKLVPPNMDQNSTRLLNLTVLQRIDPFIEEILITAAHVTFYEFNIEISQWSRKDVEGSLFVVKRNKQQPRFQFIVMNRRNTDNLVEDLLGDFEYEVQGPYLLYRNASQEVNGIWFYNERECVEVARLFDRLLSAYSKANQKPNTSSSKSEFEELEAVPTMAAMDGPLEPSLTARDAPNDPAFVNFFSSAMALGNTSSGTSSGPPYQSSPTPLQPHQPTVAPPAPPQPLQSSSPIMPHFEYNPDLINSNPSVQIDLVTPSSFFAPPRTMTQPHLIPSSSTPTAPPLNFNNATHHQQRQHGTPMLQPFPPPNPPPSLAPPAQSVPVINRDKVKQALLTLVQENEFIDMVTRALQNAHQP comes from the exons ATGTCTCAGAACGGGAAGCTGGTCCCACCAAATATGGATCAGAACAGTACGAGGCTCCTCAATCTCACAGTTCTCCAGCGAATCGATCCTTTCATAGAGGAAATCCTTATCACAGCAGCTCACGTCACCTTCTATGAATTCAACATCGAGATTAGTCAATGG AGTCGTAAGGACGTTGAAGGGTCTTTGTTTGTTGTCAAAAG aaACAAACAACAACCTCGGTTTCAGTTTATTGTGATGAATCGTCGGAATACAG ATAATCTGGTGGAAGATCTCCTGGGAGATTTTGAGTACGAAGTCCAAGGTCCATATTTACTTTACCGTAACGCATCTCAAGAAGTAAATGGCATTTGGTTCTACAATGAACGTGAATGTGTGGAGGTTGCACGTCTTTTCGACAG ATTACTTAGCGCCTATTCCAAGGCAAACCAGAAGCCAAATACCTCATCTTCGAAAAG CGAGTTTGAGGAATTGGAAGCTGTGCCTACAATGGCGGCTATGGATGGTCCTCTTGAACCATCTTTAACTGCTAGAGATGCCCCTAATGATCCTGCTTTTGTCAACTTCTTTAGC TCTGCGATGGCTCTTGGGAACACTTCGAGTGGGACTTCAAGTGGACCACCATACCAATCATCACCAACTCCTCTACAACCTCACCAACCCACCGTTGCGCCTCCTGCACCTCCACAGCCTCTGCAATCCTCCTCTCCTATCATGCCTCACTTTGAGTACAACCCTGATCTTATCAATAGCAACCCCAGCGTTCAGATCGATCTGGTGACGCCGTCCTCGTTCTTTGCACCCCCACGGACGATGACACAACCACACCTTATTCCTAGTTCATCTACCCCCACTGCGCCTCCTCTGAACTTTAATAATGCGACTCACCATCAGCAGCGCCAGCATGGTACTCCGATGCTCCAGCCTTTCCCACCACCAAATCCACCACCCTCACTCGCTCCTCCTGCACAAAGTGTCCCAGTTATCAACAGAGACAAAGTCAAACAAGCTCTTTTGACGCTGGTTCAG GAGAATGAATTCATCGACATGGTGACCCGAGCTTTACAAAATGCACATCAACCATGA
- the LOC108805190 gene encoding photosystem I subunit O produces MAATFAAPSTVIGLGGSSVSPIKAKALSSSFIKPTIRAKNPLKVAGASGGRVTCFEQNWLRRDLNVVGFGLIGWLAPSSIPAINGKSLSGLFFESIGTELAHFPTPPALTSQFWLWLITWHLGLFICLTFGQIGFKGRTEDYFKK; encoded by the exons atgGCAGCAACATTTGCAGCTCCATCGACAGTGATAGGTCTCGGAGGATCATCTGTTTCTCCCATCAAGGCCAAAGCTCTCTCTTCAT CAtttataaaaccaacaataaGAGCAAAGAACCCTCTGAAAGTCGCCGGAGCATCGGGAGGAAGAGTCACTTG ctttgaaCAGAACTGGCTGAGGAGAGATCTGAACGTGGTGGGGTTTGGTCTGATCGGATGGCTAGCTCCGTCGAGTATTCCGGCGATAAACGGGAAGAGCCTGTCGGGTCTCTTCTTCGAGAGCATAGGAACTGAGCTCGCTCACTTCCCAACTCCTCCTGCTCTCACTTCGCAGTTCTGGTTGTGGTTGATCACCTGGCACTTAGGTCTcttcatctgcctcaccttcgGACAAATCGGATTTAAGGGCAGGACCGAAGATTACTTCAAGAAATAA